In Kitasatospora gansuensis, a genomic segment contains:
- a CDS encoding SDR family NAD(P)-dependent oxidoreductase, which translates to MDITTAGTASAPVAVITGASRGLGLELARALARDGWRLVITARSAADLAVVEAELAAVTEVAALAGSVVDDDHRERLAAAAEKLGGAALLVNNAGTLTGYDLAGAPMPALADFPLPGLLETFEVNVLGPIALTQLLLPQLRHHGGSIVNLSSDAAREAYVGWSGYGASKAALDHASAVLALEEPEVRVWVVEPGDMRTDMYQEAFPGEDISDRPLPADTAVPGILALIARHPASGRYLAETLTGSH; encoded by the coding sequence ATGGACATCACCACCGCAGGAACCGCTTCCGCTCCCGTCGCCGTGATCACCGGAGCCTCCCGGGGGCTCGGTCTCGAGCTGGCCAGGGCACTCGCCCGGGACGGCTGGCGGCTGGTCATCACTGCCCGTAGCGCTGCCGATCTGGCCGTAGTCGAAGCCGAGTTGGCGGCCGTCACGGAGGTCGCCGCACTGGCGGGATCGGTGGTCGACGACGACCACCGGGAGCGGCTCGCCGCGGCCGCCGAGAAGCTCGGCGGCGCCGCGCTGCTGGTGAACAACGCGGGCACGCTGACCGGGTACGACCTCGCGGGGGCGCCGATGCCCGCGCTGGCGGACTTCCCGCTGCCGGGCCTGCTGGAGACCTTCGAGGTGAACGTGCTCGGGCCGATCGCGCTCACCCAGCTGCTGCTGCCCCAACTGCGGCACCACGGCGGCTCGATCGTCAACCTGAGCTCGGACGCGGCCCGCGAGGCGTATGTCGGCTGGAGCGGCTACGGCGCCAGCAAGGCCGCACTCGACCACGCCTCCGCCGTACTGGCCCTGGAGGAGCCCGAGGTGCGGGTCTGGGTGGTCGAGCCCGGCGACATGCGGACCGACATGTACCAGGAGGCGTTCCCCGGCGAGGACATCTCCGACCGTCCGCTGCCCGCCGACACCGCCGTGCCCGGCATCCTGGCCCTGATCGCCCGGCACCCCGCCTCGGGGCGCTACCTGGCCGAGACCCTGACGGGGAGTCACTGA
- a CDS encoding sensor histidine kinase: MTTDSTARPVPWIPPVLYAAVLAGGLYHAAVAEEAAHPGRVAGFVAGLALLLTLELLERGRQLASAAVLLTVRLLLFSAVAALDGSGVSRALFVLVPFSAYFAFGRRVALLTGAGCVALLLTGYGLWVPHWWLRSAYVSDLLMFALALALALSMAAVAVGEQQGRARLERALAELERYAAQVAELSTAEERNRVAREIHDSLGHHLTAVAVQLEKAEVFRELDPAAAARAVSDARWSAGRALTEVRESVSALREVRPFSLSRALTDLVRHLGDDRLTVSLDLTGDELTYESRTLTALYRAAQEALTNARRHGRATRVQVAAEYGENSARLVVTDNGAGFTVASADPGSGSGLRGMRERVAALGGLVEVRDRPADGPTGVVVTVTVPRVRRAAELVR, encoded by the coding sequence ATGACAACCGACAGCACCGCCCGCCCCGTGCCGTGGATCCCACCCGTGCTGTACGCGGCCGTGCTGGCCGGTGGGCTCTACCACGCCGCCGTCGCCGAGGAGGCGGCCCACCCGGGCCGGGTCGCGGGCTTCGTGGCCGGACTGGCCCTGCTGCTCACACTGGAACTGCTGGAACGAGGTCGCCAACTCGCCTCAGCAGCCGTACTTCTGACGGTCCGCCTGCTCCTGTTCTCGGCCGTGGCCGCACTCGACGGCTCGGGCGTCTCCCGGGCCCTGTTCGTGCTGGTGCCGTTCAGCGCGTACTTCGCCTTCGGCCGCCGGGTCGCACTGCTCACCGGCGCGGGCTGTGTCGCACTGCTGCTCACCGGGTACGGGCTCTGGGTGCCGCACTGGTGGCTGCGGTCGGCGTACGTCTCCGACCTGCTGATGTTCGCGCTGGCGCTGGCCCTCGCACTGTCGATGGCCGCCGTCGCGGTCGGCGAACAGCAGGGCCGGGCCCGGCTGGAGCGAGCGCTGGCCGAGCTGGAGCGGTACGCGGCGCAGGTGGCCGAGCTGTCGACGGCGGAGGAACGCAACCGGGTGGCCCGGGAGATCCACGACAGCCTGGGGCACCATCTCACCGCCGTGGCCGTCCAGTTGGAGAAGGCCGAGGTGTTCCGCGAGCTCGACCCGGCGGCCGCCGCCCGGGCGGTCTCGGACGCCCGCTGGTCGGCCGGGCGGGCGCTCACCGAGGTACGGGAGTCGGTCAGCGCGCTGCGCGAGGTCCGGCCGTTCTCGCTCTCCCGCGCTCTCACCGACCTGGTCCGCCATCTCGGGGACGACCGGCTGACCGTCTCGCTCGACCTCACCGGCGACGAACTCACCTATGAATCGCGGACGTTGACCGCGCTCTACCGGGCCGCACAGGAGGCGCTCACCAACGCCAGGCGGCACGGCCGGGCCACCCGGGTCCAGGTCGCGGCGGAGTACGGCGAGAACTCCGCCCGGCTGGTGGTCACCGACAACGGGGCGGGCTTCACCGTCGCCTCGGCCGACCCGGGCTCCGGGTCGGGGCTGCGCGGCATGCGGGAACGGGTGGCGGCGCTCGGCGGCCTGGTCGAGGTCCGCGACCGCCCCGCCGACGGGCCCACCGGCGTGGTGGTCACGGTGACCGTGCCGCGCGTGCGCCG
- a CDS encoding tannase/feruloyl esterase family alpha/beta hydrolase, producing the protein MSRRWRSLVALVPALLTVALVPAVHAGAVGRGCQTDRPWVPGAERLVASCLADLTTAGTELSGHTDPRDYKGLQAAGVANPSGVPGVQLDGYFPDTSTTNTNHGWNHDSQFVIRLPEHWNGGLVVAGPPGIRRQYANDQIISDQVLAKGFAYAATDKGNTGPQLYRDGDRPGDAIMEWHLRVAQLTVAAKLAAARHYGRAPSHTYAAGLSAAGYLVRWQIEHFPQLYSGGVDWNGLMINKEEPNLLSNLPPALRAYPRLDRKEPGALEAMYAAGYPEGSEKLWPINYQTQWDSLQRVIREELDPEYDGATEAGTPFCPEGTGAGCDTDYDYAARPQQVHDAVGRVSLSGRIGKPLISIQGTLDALLPITKSGDVYDRMVGEAGRADLHRYYRITGGTHVDALVAADTYRLRPMQSCFVTAFDALVSWTRNGVAPAPSHTSPEPVGESCSAGQ; encoded by the coding sequence ATGTCCCGACGTTGGCGCAGTCTCGTCGCCCTCGTACCTGCCCTGCTGACGGTGGCCCTGGTGCCGGCCGTCCACGCGGGTGCCGTCGGCCGCGGCTGCCAGACCGACCGGCCGTGGGTGCCCGGCGCCGAGCGCCTGGTGGCCAGTTGCCTGGCCGACCTGACCACGGCCGGTACCGAGCTCAGCGGTCACACCGACCCGAGGGACTACAAGGGCCTCCAGGCGGCCGGCGTGGCCAACCCCTCGGGCGTCCCGGGCGTCCAGCTCGACGGCTACTTCCCGGACACCTCGACCACCAACACCAACCACGGCTGGAACCACGACAGCCAGTTCGTGATCCGGCTGCCCGAGCACTGGAACGGCGGCCTGGTGGTCGCCGGGCCGCCCGGCATCCGGCGGCAGTACGCCAACGACCAGATCATCAGCGACCAGGTGCTGGCGAAGGGCTTCGCCTACGCCGCCACCGACAAGGGCAACACCGGGCCGCAGCTCTACCGGGACGGCGACCGGCCGGGCGACGCGATCATGGAGTGGCACCTGAGGGTGGCTCAACTGACCGTCGCGGCCAAGCTGGCGGCGGCCAGGCACTACGGGCGGGCGCCCAGCCACACCTACGCCGCCGGTCTCTCGGCGGCCGGGTACCTGGTGCGCTGGCAGATCGAGCACTTCCCGCAGCTCTACTCCGGCGGCGTGGACTGGAACGGGCTGATGATCAACAAGGAGGAGCCCAACCTGCTGAGCAACCTGCCGCCCGCGCTGCGGGCCTACCCCCGGCTGGACCGGAAGGAGCCCGGCGCGCTGGAGGCGATGTACGCCGCCGGGTACCCGGAGGGCTCCGAGAAGCTGTGGCCCATCAACTACCAGACCCAGTGGGACTCCCTGCAGCGGGTGATCCGGGAGGAGCTGGACCCGGAGTACGACGGCGCGACCGAGGCCGGCACCCCGTTCTGCCCGGAGGGCACGGGCGCCGGCTGCGACACCGACTACGACTACGCCGCCCGTCCGCAGCAGGTGCACGACGCGGTCGGCCGGGTCTCGCTGAGCGGCCGGATCGGGAAGCCGCTGATCTCCATCCAGGGCACCCTCGACGCTCTGCTGCCGATCACCAAGAGCGGCGACGTCTACGACCGGATGGTCGGTGAGGCGGGCCGGGCCGACCTGCACCGCTACTACCGGATCACCGGTGGCACCCACGTCGACGCCCTGGTCGCCGCCGACACGTACCGGCTCCGCCCGATGCAGTCCTGCTTCGTGACGGCCTTCGACGCCCTGGTGAGCTGGACCAGGAACGGCGTGGCCCCGGCCCCGAGCCACACCTCGCCGGAGCCGGTCGGGGAGAGCTGCTCGGCCGGGCAGTAG
- a CDS encoding S-adenosylmethionine:tRNA ribosyltransferase-isomerase: MATALESGFDFTVPAELSARAPAEARGLVRDGVRMLVGRRSALTTEHRLFTDLPTALEPGDLLVVNNSATLPAALPGRLPDGTPVILHLSSARPDRRGHHLVELRRPTTGAAEYFPLELSPARAGLPITLPAGGRAELTAPHTPRLWYARLALPTPPAEYLASYGKPIRYGYVDREWPIAAYQTVFADQPGSSEMPSAARPFTPEVVARLVAGGVLLAPITLHTGVASPEAHEAPYPEWFRVPGPTAALVNHVRGSGGRVIAVGTTAVRALESAVRADGRLGPAEGWTDLVITPSRGVRTVDGLLTGWHEPRASHLHLLEAVAGRALLERCYAEAVRGRYLWHEFGDVNLLLP; encoded by the coding sequence ATGGCCACCGCGCTGGAGAGCGGATTCGACTTCACCGTCCCGGCCGAACTCTCCGCCCGGGCACCGGCGGAGGCCCGCGGCCTGGTCCGCGACGGCGTCCGGATGCTGGTCGGCCGCCGGAGCGCGCTCACCACCGAGCACCGGCTCTTCACCGACCTGCCGACCGCCCTCGAACCGGGCGACCTCCTGGTGGTCAACAACTCGGCCACCCTGCCCGCCGCCCTGCCGGGCCGCCTCCCCGACGGCACCCCGGTCATCCTCCACCTCTCCTCCGCCCGACCGGACCGGCGCGGCCACCACCTGGTCGAGCTGCGCCGCCCGACCACGGGCGCGGCCGAGTACTTCCCGCTCGAACTCTCACCCGCCCGGGCCGGGCTGCCGATCACCCTCCCGGCAGGTGGGAGAGCCGAGTTGACAGCACCGCACACGCCGCGCCTGTGGTACGCCCGGCTTGCCCTGCCCACCCCGCCGGCCGAGTACCTCGCCTCGTACGGCAAGCCGATCCGGTACGGCTACGTGGACCGCGAGTGGCCGATCGCCGCGTACCAGACGGTCTTCGCCGACCAGCCGGGCAGCAGCGAAATGCCCAGCGCCGCCCGGCCGTTCACCCCCGAGGTGGTGGCCCGGCTGGTGGCCGGGGGAGTCCTGCTGGCCCCGATCACCCTGCACACCGGCGTCGCCTCGCCGGAGGCGCACGAGGCGCCGTACCCGGAGTGGTTCCGCGTGCCAGGCCCAACTGCCGCCCTGGTGAACCATGTTCGCGGCAGCGGCGGCCGGGTGATCGCCGTCGGCACCACGGCTGTTCGGGCCCTCGAGTCGGCGGTCCGTGCCGACGGCCGGCTGGGCCCGGCCGAGGGCTGGACCGACCTGGTGATCACCCCGTCCCGCGGCGTCCGGACGGTCGACGGCCTGCTCACCGGCTGGCACGAACCCCGTGCCTCGCACCTGCACCTGCTGGAGGCGGTGGCGGGGCGGGCGCTGTTGGAGCGGTGTTACGCGGAGGCAGTCCGGGGGCGGTACTTGTGGCACGAGTTCGGGGACGTCAACCTCCTTCTGCCGTAG